A single window of Archangium gephyra DNA harbors:
- a CDS encoding sigma-54-dependent transcriptional regulator yields the protein MAQVLVVDDEVKLGKLVAEALELDGHEVARVAGGRAALVELARRGFDVVLTDLMMPEVGGLEVLKAAQALPTPPAVVMMTAYGSAENAVAAMKGGAADYLTKPFAMDEVRLRVRRLAEQRAAETRSERLVRRLTPELVAESPRMKQALASAKQVAASDASVVLLGESGTGKSQLARLIHYSSKRAAGPLVEVHCAALPETLLEGELFGHEKGAFTGATERKVGHLAAADGGTLFLDEIGEVTPATQVKLLRFLQEREFVPLGSTQARKVDVRVIAATNRDLAAAVREGRFREDFYYRLNVFSIEVPPLRERKEDLVPLAHAVLARKGLPASKLSKDAEARLLGYTWPGNVRELENALERSLILSGEGDIQAEHLGAGGPSLSRGGGKGVRAADVLGEGFNLDAFERELLYAALERAGGNKTAAAKLLGITRRRLYSRLQSLGEKVTDTEPD from the coding sequence ATGGCGCAGGTGTTGGTGGTGGATGACGAGGTGAAGCTGGGGAAGCTGGTGGCGGAGGCGTTGGAGCTGGACGGGCACGAGGTGGCACGGGTGGCGGGGGGCCGGGCGGCGCTGGTGGAGCTGGCGCGGCGGGGCTTCGACGTGGTGCTGACGGACCTGATGATGCCGGAGGTGGGGGGGCTGGAGGTGCTGAAGGCGGCGCAGGCGCTGCCCACGCCGCCAGCGGTGGTGATGATGACGGCGTACGGCAGCGCCGAGAACGCGGTGGCGGCGATGAAGGGGGGGGCGGCGGACTACCTCACCAAGCCCTTCGCGATGGACGAGGTGCGGCTGCGGGTGAGGCGGCTGGCGGAGCAGCGCGCGGCGGAGACGCGGAGCGAGCGGCTGGTGCGGCGGCTCACGCCGGAGCTGGTGGCGGAGAGCCCGCGGATGAAGCAGGCGCTGGCCTCGGCGAAGCAGGTGGCGGCGAGCGACGCGAGCGTGGTGCTGCTGGGGGAGAGTGGGACGGGGAAGAGCCAGCTGGCGAGGCTCATCCACTACTCGAGCAAGCGCGCGGCGGGGCCGTTGGTGGAGGTGCACTGCGCGGCGTTGCCGGAGACGCTGTTGGAGGGGGAGCTGTTCGGCCACGAGAAGGGCGCGTTCACGGGGGCGACGGAGCGGAAGGTGGGGCACCTGGCGGCGGCGGATGGGGGGACGCTGTTCCTGGACGAGATTGGCGAGGTGACACCGGCCACGCAGGTGAAGCTGCTGCGCTTCCTGCAGGAGCGGGAGTTCGTGCCCCTGGGAAGCACGCAGGCGCGCAAGGTGGACGTGCGAGTGATCGCGGCGACGAACCGGGACCTGGCGGCGGCGGTGAGGGAGGGGCGTTTCCGGGAGGACTTCTACTACCGGCTGAACGTCTTCAGCATCGAGGTGCCGCCGTTGCGCGAGCGCAAGGAGGACCTGGTGCCACTGGCGCACGCGGTGCTGGCGAGGAAGGGGTTGCCGGCGTCGAAGCTGTCGAAGGACGCGGAGGCGCGGCTGCTGGGGTACACGTGGCCGGGCAACGTGCGCGAGCTGGAGAACGCGCTGGAGCGCTCGCTCATCCTGTCGGGAGAGGGAGACATCCAGGCGGAGCACCTGGGAGCGGGAGGCCCGTCGCTGTCACGAGGAGGAGGCAAGGGCGTGCGAGCGGCGGACGTGCTGGGAGAGGGCTTCAACCTGGACGCCTTCGAGCGGGAGCTGTTGTACGCGGCGCTGGAGAGGGCGGGGGGCAACAAGACAGCGGCGGCGAAGCTGTTGGGCATCACGCGCCGGCGTCTCTATTCACGGCTCCAGAGCCTGGGCGAGAAGGTGACGGACACGGAACCGGACTGA
- a CDS encoding Kelch repeat-containing protein has translation MAQPPSPLVQRLPYSGMWLDGFSLTPVPGGALFAGGGEWHRDGIGAVRRVSTLAVLWDSAKQGWVELPPLPHPREGHAAVALPDGRTLLIGGRDATSPEVASTLFWEPETRRFREGPSLLWGRAHPSAVVLPDGAVLVLGSDFDNDRARGTRAELLRPGASAWEPAGQTVRVFHPGPVCVSGERVVIAGGRDNGSGFAIIEGVHLAPPLDQGTEVWEPQGRSWRMAGPLTRPRDEAVGVTLSDGRVLVVGGWHEGTALATAEVWDPRTERWSPAGELAMARSSFALTALPDGRAAVSGGLVETFQATDSVEIWEPARGTWSPGPSLACGRAGHLLAPVGTGVFLVVGGSRSTGTGDPETSSEVWHSGS, from the coding sequence ATGGCTCAGCCTCCCTCCCCTCTCGTCCAGCGCCTCCCCTATTCTGGCATGTGGCTCGATGGCTTCAGCCTGACACCCGTTCCCGGTGGCGCGCTCTTCGCCGGCGGAGGCGAGTGGCACCGCGATGGCATCGGCGCCGTGCGCCGGGTGTCCACCCTCGCCGTGCTCTGGGACTCCGCGAAGCAGGGCTGGGTCGAGCTCCCTCCCCTTCCCCATCCGAGGGAGGGGCACGCCGCGGTGGCACTGCCGGATGGGCGCACGCTGCTCATCGGCGGGCGCGACGCCACGAGCCCCGAGGTAGCGAGCACCCTCTTCTGGGAGCCCGAAACCCGGCGTTTTCGTGAGGGGCCTTCGCTGCTGTGGGGCCGTGCGCATCCGAGCGCCGTGGTCCTCCCGGACGGCGCGGTGTTGGTGCTCGGCTCCGATTTCGACAACGACCGGGCGCGGGGGACTCGCGCGGAGCTGCTCCGCCCCGGCGCGAGTGCCTGGGAGCCCGCCGGGCAGACCGTGCGCGTCTTCCACCCCGGACCCGTGTGCGTGAGCGGCGAGCGTGTCGTCATCGCCGGTGGCCGCGACAATGGCTCCGGCTTCGCCATCATCGAGGGCGTTCACCTCGCACCCCCGTTGGATCAGGGCACCGAGGTCTGGGAGCCCCAGGGCCGCTCCTGGCGCATGGCGGGGCCGCTGACCCGGCCCCGGGATGAGGCCGTGGGTGTGACGCTCTCGGACGGGCGGGTGCTCGTCGTCGGCGGTTGGCACGAGGGGACGGCCCTGGCTACCGCCGAGGTGTGGGACCCTCGCACCGAGCGCTGGAGTCCGGCGGGGGAGCTCGCCATGGCCCGCTCCTCGTTCGCCCTCACCGCGCTCCCCGATGGCCGCGCCGCCGTCTCCGGTGGGCTCGTGGAGACGTTCCAGGCCACGGACTCGGTGGAGATATGGGAGCCGGCTCGCGGTACCTGGTCCCCCGGGCCTTCGCTGGCGTGCGGCCGCGCGGGCCATCTGCTCGCCCCGGTGGGGACGGGGGTGTTCCTCGTGGTCGGGGGGTCCAGGTCCACTGGGACTGGCGACCCGGAGACTTCTTCCGAAGTGTGGCACTCCGGTTCGTGA
- a CDS encoding NAD(P)/FAD-dependent oxidoreductase produces the protein MTGTSDVVIVGAGPAGCAAAIGCASAGLRVRLLEASRFPRDLPGETLHPGVEALLERLGVAEEVLAAGFPRHEGIWTHSTEGRVFTPYGAGADGPWRGFQAWRAEFDALLLRRAMALGVEVSQPCRALQPLVERGRVVGVETSQGLEHGRFVVDASGRGRWFTRKQGLARSVDSPLLLARYGYVRGHFVELDEHPCLRWEPEGWEWLARVRPGLYAWTRLSLQGDPRTRADVPRALSSGRATGAPRGAEVTWSCVEAPAGAGYFIAGDAAAVVDPASSQGVLRALMQGMMAAHLITACVKGTVPETEAARSYRRWVRDLYQRTVTALRAQYASIPGAPAWGTSSSNWSDSRTSW, from the coding sequence ATGACCGGGACCTCGGACGTCGTCATCGTGGGAGCCGGTCCCGCCGGATGCGCGGCGGCCATCGGGTGCGCCTCGGCCGGGTTGCGCGTCCGGTTGCTCGAGGCCTCTCGTTTCCCGAGGGACCTTCCGGGGGAGACGCTGCACCCGGGCGTGGAAGCACTCCTGGAGCGGCTGGGGGTGGCCGAAGAGGTCCTCGCCGCGGGCTTCCCCCGCCATGAAGGCATCTGGACGCACTCCACCGAGGGGCGCGTGTTCACTCCGTATGGGGCCGGTGCGGACGGTCCCTGGCGCGGCTTCCAGGCCTGGCGCGCTGAGTTCGATGCGCTCCTGCTGCGGCGCGCGATGGCGCTGGGTGTCGAGGTCTCGCAGCCCTGCCGGGCCCTCCAGCCGCTCGTGGAGCGGGGACGGGTGGTGGGCGTGGAGACGTCCCAGGGACTCGAGCACGGCCGCTTCGTCGTCGATGCGAGTGGACGGGGGCGCTGGTTCACCCGGAAGCAGGGGCTCGCCCGGAGCGTGGACTCGCCACTGCTGCTCGCCCGGTATGGCTATGTGCGGGGCCACTTCGTGGAGCTGGACGAGCACCCGTGCCTGCGCTGGGAGCCGGAGGGCTGGGAGTGGCTCGCCCGGGTCCGCCCGGGGCTCTACGCGTGGACACGGCTGTCACTCCAGGGCGACCCACGGACGCGGGCGGACGTGCCACGGGCCCTGAGCTCCGGTCGCGCCACCGGTGCCCCCCGTGGGGCGGAGGTCACGTGGAGTTGTGTCGAGGCTCCAGCGGGCGCGGGCTACTTCATCGCCGGAGACGCGGCGGCGGTGGTGGACCCCGCCTCCTCCCAGGGCGTCCTGCGCGCCCTGATGCAAGGGATGATGGCCGCGCACCTCATCACCGCCTGCGTGAAGGGAACGGTCCCCGAGACCGAAGCGGCCCGCTCCTACCGGCGCTGGGTGCGCGACCTGTACCAGCGGACCGTCACCGCGCTCCGCGCGCAGTACGCGTCCATTCCGGGAGCACCCGCCTGGGGCACGAGCTCGAGCAACTGGTCCGACAGTCGGACCAGTTGGTGA
- a CDS encoding peroxidase family protein yields MGQYVPTGKFGRLFPSLQPLTPPPEALEELGRAMKDATPADPKGDNEDVPAGYTYLGQFIDHDITFDTTPIQEVLVDPLALHNFRTPALDLDSLYGRGPADQPFLYQLPPNDALFVIGKTSPNPGGGDATIKPSLDFDLPRGPQGLAVIGDPRNDENIIVAQLHLAFMRFHNKIVEGLKDGTVKPPSPVRRGLFEEARQLVIWHYQWIVLHDFLKRLVDKDVLEEVLEKGRAFYRPHRDAFIPVEFAAAAYRLGHSMVREGYDYNEVFTFKPGPRRRTTATLGLLFRFSGRSGTNVPIPSDWIIDWRRFFQFAGDGVTAGLSRKLDPFLAPTLSEIPDGGVLPGVNLPIANLRRGRSLGLPSGQNVARRMRLKPLSPEDIAKGPDGQVAAKHNLHIETPLWYYILKEAEQRGDSKRLGPVGSRILSEVFVGLLEYDAGSFLASNPQWKPTLPSTKPGHFTMADMLRFVGDLSPINDPKNLTGT; encoded by the coding sequence TTGGGCCAGTACGTCCCGACGGGCAAGTTCGGAAGGCTCTTCCCCTCGCTCCAACCACTGACGCCCCCGCCCGAGGCCCTCGAGGAGCTCGGCCGCGCGATGAAGGACGCCACCCCCGCCGACCCCAAGGGTGACAACGAGGACGTCCCCGCCGGCTACACCTACCTCGGCCAGTTCATCGACCACGACATCACCTTCGACACCACCCCCATCCAGGAGGTGCTCGTCGATCCCCTCGCCCTCCACAACTTCCGCACCCCCGCGTTGGACCTCGACTCCCTCTACGGCAGGGGTCCAGCCGACCAGCCCTTCCTCTACCAGCTCCCTCCCAACGACGCCCTCTTCGTCATCGGCAAGACGAGCCCCAATCCCGGCGGCGGTGATGCCACCATCAAGCCGTCGCTCGACTTCGATCTCCCGCGCGGCCCCCAGGGGCTGGCCGTCATCGGAGACCCGCGCAACGACGAGAACATCATCGTCGCCCAGCTGCACCTGGCGTTCATGCGCTTCCACAACAAGATCGTCGAGGGTCTCAAGGACGGCACCGTCAAGCCGCCCTCGCCCGTCCGGCGCGGTCTGTTCGAGGAGGCCCGCCAGCTCGTCATCTGGCACTACCAGTGGATCGTCCTGCACGACTTCCTGAAGCGGCTGGTGGACAAGGACGTGCTCGAGGAGGTGCTCGAGAAGGGCCGCGCCTTCTACCGCCCGCACCGCGACGCCTTCATCCCCGTGGAGTTCGCCGCCGCCGCGTACCGCCTGGGCCACAGCATGGTGCGCGAGGGCTACGACTACAACGAGGTCTTCACCTTCAAGCCGGGGCCCCGCCGGCGGACGACGGCCACGCTCGGCCTGCTGTTCCGCTTCTCCGGGCGCTCGGGCACCAACGTGCCCATCCCCAGCGATTGGATCATCGACTGGCGGCGCTTCTTCCAGTTCGCCGGTGATGGGGTGACCGCGGGCCTCAGCCGCAAGCTCGATCCGTTCCTCGCGCCCACCCTCTCGGAGATTCCCGACGGCGGCGTCCTGCCCGGCGTCAACCTGCCCATCGCCAACCTCCGGCGCGGGCGCAGCCTCGGCCTGCCCTCCGGACAGAACGTGGCCCGGCGCATGCGCCTCAAGCCCCTGTCCCCCGAGGACATCGCCAAGGGGCCCGACGGGCAGGTGGCCGCCAAGCACAACCTGCACATCGAGACCCCGCTCTGGTACTACATCCTCAAGGAGGCCGAGCAGCGCGGGGACAGCAAGCGGCTCGGGCCCGTGGGCAGCCGCATCCTCTCCGAGGTCTTCGTGGGCCTGCTCGAGTACGACGCGGGCTCCTTCCTCGCCAGCAACCCGCAGTGGAAGCCCACGCTGCCCTCGACCAAGCCCGGCCACTTCACGATGGCGGACATGTTGCGGTTCGTGGGCGATCTGTCGCCGATCAACGACCCGAAGAACCTGACGGGCACGTGA
- a CDS encoding putative DNA modification/repair radical SAM protein, with protein MDVRKKLEILADAAKYDASCASSGGKRKSTPGGLGSVEGMGICHSYTPDGRCVSLLKILLTNFCIYDCQYCINRISSDTPRARFTPEEVVRLTLDFYKRNYIEGLFLSSGVLKSPDYTMEQLVQVARTLREQHQFQGYIHLKAVPGASQELIDQAGTYADRLSANIELPTDADLSKLAPEKSFAVTGETMREIHVRVEQSKAERQESPKAPRFAPAGQSTQMLVGATPTPDAVILDTAHQLYTRYRLKRVYYSAYSPIPLVDARLPAKAPPLVREHRLYQADWLLRFYGFHVGELLPPEQPDLSLDMDPKLAWALRRREAFPVDVNRAPREMLLRVPGLGVRTVDRLLRIRKWHKLTLEDLARLRVPLNRVKPFIVTADHRPTALLDSPRLPERVRPSAEQLSLFSTAVVARTGEL; from the coding sequence ATGGACGTGCGCAAGAAGCTGGAGATCCTCGCCGATGCCGCGAAGTACGACGCTTCGTGTGCGAGCAGTGGAGGCAAGCGGAAGTCCACGCCAGGCGGGCTCGGCAGCGTGGAGGGCATGGGCATCTGCCACAGCTACACGCCGGATGGCCGGTGTGTGTCGTTGCTGAAGATCCTCCTCACCAACTTCTGCATCTACGATTGCCAGTACTGCATCAATCGCATCTCCAGTGACACGCCCCGGGCACGCTTCACCCCCGAGGAGGTGGTGCGGCTCACGCTCGACTTCTACAAGCGCAACTACATCGAGGGACTGTTCCTCAGCTCCGGCGTCCTCAAGAGTCCGGACTACACGATGGAGCAGCTCGTCCAGGTGGCGCGCACGTTGCGCGAGCAGCACCAGTTCCAGGGCTACATCCACCTCAAGGCCGTGCCGGGCGCTTCCCAGGAGCTCATCGACCAGGCGGGCACGTATGCGGACCGGTTGAGCGCGAACATCGAGCTGCCCACGGATGCGGACCTGAGCAAGCTCGCGCCGGAGAAGAGCTTCGCCGTCACGGGCGAGACGATGCGGGAGATCCACGTCCGCGTGGAGCAGTCCAAGGCCGAGCGCCAGGAGAGCCCGAAGGCACCCCGCTTCGCGCCCGCGGGCCAGAGCACGCAGATGCTCGTGGGGGCCACGCCGACGCCGGACGCCGTCATCCTGGACACCGCGCACCAGCTCTACACGCGCTACCGGCTCAAGCGGGTGTACTACTCGGCCTACAGCCCCATTCCCCTCGTGGATGCGCGGCTGCCCGCGAAGGCGCCGCCCCTGGTGCGTGAGCACCGGCTCTACCAGGCGGACTGGCTGCTGCGCTTCTACGGCTTCCACGTGGGCGAGCTGCTTCCCCCCGAGCAGCCCGACCTCTCGCTGGACATGGACCCGAAGCTGGCCTGGGCGTTGCGCCGGCGCGAGGCCTTCCCGGTGGATGTGAACCGCGCGCCGCGGGAGATGCTGTTGCGTGTACCGGGCCTGGGCGTGCGCACGGTGGACAGGCTGCTGCGCATCCGGAAGTGGCACAAGTTGACGCTCGAGGACTTGGCGCGGCTGCGTGTGCCCCTCAACCGCGTGAAGCCCTTCATCGTGACGGCGGACCACCGGCCCACGGCGCTGTTGGACTCGCCCCGGCTGCCCGAGCGGGTGCGGCCCTCCGCCGAGCAGCTCTCGCTCTTCTCCACCGCGGTGGTGGCCCGTACGGGGGAGCTGTGA